A genomic stretch from Perognathus longimembris pacificus isolate PPM17 chromosome 5, ASM2315922v1, whole genome shotgun sequence includes:
- the LOC125351048 gene encoding olfactory receptor 5K1-like → MMTDNYSSTNEFILIGFANHSELKVLLFVVFFAIYLITMVGNLGLVVLIYVERRLHTPMYIFLGNLALMDSCCSSAIMPKMLENFFSVEKKISFYECTVQFYFLCLAETTDCFLLAAMAYDRYVAICNPLHYHTMMSKKLCIQMTTGAYIAGNLHPMIEVGLLFKLTFCRSHQIDHFFCDVLPLYRVSCVDPYINELILFILAGSIQVFTIAIVLVSYVYILFTIFKMKSKGGRGKALSTCASHFLSVSMFYGSLLFMYAQPNSVNSGDKNIPVAIFYTVVIPLLNPFIYSLRNKEVVSVLKKIMRNKIVSRNWQSSTK, encoded by the exons ATGATGACTGACAATTATTCCTCAACAAATGAATTTATACTCATTGGATTTGCAAATCATTCAGAGCTGAAGGTCCTCCTGTTTGTGGTATTCTTTGCTATCTATCTGATCACCATGGTGGGGAATCTCGGATTAGTGGTACTGATTTATGTGGAACGCCGTCTTCACACACCAATGTACATCTTTCTTGGAAATCTGGCTCTGATGGATTCCTGCTGTTCCTCTGCCATTATGCCCAAAATGTTAGAGAACTTCTTTTCTGTGgaaaaaaagatttccttttaTGAATGCACGGTCCAGTTCTATTTTCTCTGTCTTGCCGAAACTACAGACTGCTTTCTTCTGGCAgcaatggcctatgaccgctatgtggccatttgTAACCCACTGCATTACCACACCATGATGTCCAAGAAACTCTGCATTCAGATGACCACTGGAGCCTACATAGCAGGAAACTTGCATCCCATGATTGAAGTAGGGTTATTATTTAAGTTAACCTTCTGTAGGTCTCATCAAATTGatcactttttctgtgatgtCCTTCCACTCTATAGAGTCTCTTGTGTTGATCCTTATATCAATGAATTGATACTATTCATTTTGGCAGGATCAATTCAAGTATTTACAATTGCTATTGTCCTAGTGTCATATGTTTATATCCTTTTCACAATATTCAAAATGAAATctaaagggggaagagggaaagcctTATCTACCTGTGCATCCCACTTCCTCTCTGTGTCTATGTTCTATGGATCTCTTCTCTTCATGTATGCTCAACCAAACTCAGTTAATTCAGGGGATAAGAATATACCTGTTGCTATTTTTTATACTGTAGTGATTCCATTATTAAATCCCTTCATTTATAGTCTAAGAAATAAGGAAGTGGTCagtgttttgaaaaaaataatgaggaaCAAAATTGT AAGTAGGAATTGGCAAA gtTCTACAAAATAA
- the LOC125351049 gene encoding olfactory receptor 5K3-like produces the protein MAEENYSTTTEFILIGFSDHPDLKVPLFLIFFAIYLITMVGNLGLVALIYMERHLHTPMYIFLGNLALMDAFCSCAVTPKTLENLFSEDRRISLYECMAQFYFLCLAETTDCYLLSAMAYDRYVAICNPLQYHAIMSKKLCIQMTIGAYIFGNLHPLLEVGLLFRLTFCGPNIINHFFCDLLPLHALSCEDPYVNELMLFILAGANLILTIAIVLVSYFYILFTIFKMKSKGGRGKALSTCASHFLSVSIFYGSLFFVYTRPNSISEVDKDIPIAIFYTLIIPLLNPFIYSLRNKEVINVIKTLMKKRKWCNILKQISPLKKRF, from the coding sequence ATGGCTGAAGAAAACTACTCCACGACAACTGAATTCATCCTCATAGGATTTTCAGATCATCCAGACCTGAAGGTCCCCCTGTTTCTCATATTCTTTGCCATCTATCTGATCACCATGGTGGGGAATCTTGGTTTGGTGGCATTGATTTACATGGAGCGTCATCTTCATACACCAATGTACATCTTTCTGGGAAACCTGGCTCTTATGGATGCCTTCTGTTCCTGTGCTGTTACTCCCAAGACATTAGAAAATCTGTTTTCTGAGGACAGAAGGATTTCCCTCTATGAATGTATggcacaattttattttctctgtcttgCTGAGACTACAGACTGTTATCTTCTATCAgcaatggcctatgaccgctatgtggccatttgTAACCCACTGCAGTACCATGCTATCATGTCCAAGAAACTCTGCATTCAGATGACCATAGGTGCTTACATATTTGGAAACCTACATCCTTTGCTTGAAGTAGGGTTATTATTTAGATTAACTTTCTGTGGCCCTAATATAATCAATCACTTTTTCTGTGACCTCCTTCCCTTACATGCTCTGTCTTGTGAAGACCCCTATGTAAATGAATTGATGCTGTTTATATTGGCAGGTGCCAATCTAATTCTTACTATTGCTATAGTCCTAGTATCATACTTCTATATTCTTTTCACTAtattcaaaatgaaatccaaaggGGGAAGAGGCAAAGCCTTATCTACTTGTGCATCCCACTTCCTCTCTGTGTCAATATTCTATGGctctcttttctttgtgtatACGCGTCCAAATTCAATTAGTGAGGTGGATAAAGATATTCCTATTGCTATTTTTTATACTTTAATAATTCCACTGTTAAATCCTTTTATTTATAGTCTAAGGAATAAGGAAGTAATAAATGTTATTAAGACActaatgaagaagagaaaatggtGCAACATTCTGAAACAAATATCTCCcttgaaaaaaagattttaa